A window of Nitrospirota bacterium contains these coding sequences:
- a CDS encoding type II secretion system protein GspG has protein sequence IEVIVVAGIIAVLAGILVPLIFKEIDESKIARASADVRSISNAVIILRKDTGQWPVSSSCQSTVTLLTGAGNVPALAGGWNGATPLSFDLRLNTDDVPCWPNTWKGPYLAAVNADPWGNAYITNADAFVSGANPKPPVWILSAGPDGIVQTNVTDMVASGDDVGLRIQ, from the coding sequence ATCGAAGTGATCGTAGTCGCAGGCATCATTGCCGTGCTCGCCGGTATACTTGTTCCCCTGATCTTCAAGGAGATCGACGAATCAAAAATAGCCAGGGCTTCGGCAGACGTTCGTTCCATTTCAAATGCAGTGATAATCTTGCGAAAAGATACCGGGCAATGGCCGGTCAGCAGTTCTTGCCAATCAACAGTGACTTTGCTGACTGGCGCCGGAAACGTGCCAGCCTTGGCCGGTGGTTGGAACGGTGCGACTCCCTTATCCTTCGATTTGCGCTTGAATACGGATGATGTGCCTTGCTGGCCGAATACCTGGAAAGGTCCCTATTTGGCGGCGGTGAATGCCGACCCCTGGGGAAATGCATATATTACGAATGCAGATGCCTTTGTTTCGGGAGCAAATCCAAAACCACCGGTATGGATTCTCTCGGCAGGACCGGACGGTATCGTGCAAACAAATGTTACGGATATGGTGGCTTCCGGGGATGATGTCGGCTTACGGATTCAATAG